Proteins encoded in a region of the Anopheles aquasalis chromosome 2, idAnoAquaMG_Q_19, whole genome shotgun sequence genome:
- the LOC126569510 gene encoding peroxisomal membrane protein 11B gives MDLVIKLNSQTVGKDKIARLVQYSCRALWASKEARAAATSKDTVQTLKQIESILSSFRKLLRFGKGFEVLYSAAVSIDLKRLSNQLFIVLGKVSSGLFLLADHVVWLSRSGISKNVNTAQWQTRSNRFWLVSIVMNLCRDLQELNHLFIYFVSKSNLLDLLQTLSVVLKEHKSLVVDTVKNVCDVFIPLNGLGYVHMSNQTIGILGAISSVMGLLPLIYPRLKF, from the exons ATGGATTTGGTTATCAAATTAAACAGTCAAACGGTCGGGAAGGACAAAATTGCCAG GTTGGTGCAGTACTCCTGCCGTGCATTATGGGCCAGCAAAGAAGCGAGAGCTGCAGCGACGTCGAAAGATACGGTTCAAACGCTAAAGCAGATCGAAAGCATTCTCAGCTCCTTCCGGAAAT TGTTACGATTTGGAAAAGGATTCGAAGTGCTTTATAGTGCCGCCGTGAGCATCGATCTAAAGCGGCTATCCAATCAGCTGTTTATCGTGCTTGGAAAGGTTTCTTCCGGACTGTTTCTACTAGCCGATCACGTCGTGTGGCTATCGCGATCCGGCATTAGCAAAAACGTGAACACAGCACAGTGGCAAACCCGGTCGAACCGATTCTGGCTAGTATCGATCGTGATGAACCTGTGCCGCGACCTGCAGGAGCTCAATCATCTCTTCATCTACTTTGTCAGCAAATCGAACCTCCTGGATCTGCTGCAAACACTGTCCGTTGTGCTGAAGGAGCACAAATCGCTGGTTGTCGATACGGTGAAAAATGTATGCGACGTTTTCATTCCCCTAAACGGCCTCGGATACGTCCACATGTCCAACCAAACGATCGGCATTTTGGGAGCGATTTCCTCGGTGATGGGGCTACTACCGCTGATCTATCCGAGGTTAAAGTTTTAG
- the LOC126569508 gene encoding uncharacterized protein LOC126569508, with protein MSSLKKCPRTYRVQFGPNVPTDWTRSICLRFIKEIEKRECLWNKDAPGYKSPIKQLEAWLFLAKEFGIHHNLLRNKWRSLQSSFRHFCNKQKAANETGDSPPTWYAYDAMQFVMNKKSHDPLVDIGQLSSTIKVKNLSELSSRAESPAPGTSTESSPFAPPMEVRIVDAKSILSGGTAITPSSSSEQKQPESQLTPDLPHYLIPSSKQAQPRKQITSSNQTTQNLPPYVIRTGSKQATVAQPRYRTMKRRLEDTTLSYDRNMLRVLENVSAVTDRLVEERQTAKSDGQTFGEWVGGMLDEWSPDRRQSAKVAIRRFIAKKDAARFRERVGKNVEKMYESSDSDV; from the exons ATGAGTTCGTTGAAAAAATGCCCAAGGACGTACCGAGTGCAATTCGGACCGAACGTCCCGACC GACTGGACCCGAAGCATTTGTCTTAGATTCATAAAGGAGATAGAGAAGCGCGAATGCCTATGGAACAAAGATGCACCTGGCTACAAAAGCCCAATTAAACAACTTGAGGCATGGTTATTCTTGGCGAAGGAATTTGGGATTCACCACAATTTACTTCGCAATAAGTGGAGATCCCTTCAAAGCTCCTTCAGACACTTTTGCAATAAGCAAAAGGCTGCAAATGAGACTGGAGACT CACCGCCAACCTGGTACGCGTACGATGCTATGCAGTTTGTGATGAACAAGAAAAGTCACGACCCGTTGGTGGATATAGGA CAATTATCTTCGACAATAAAAGTCAAGAATCTGTCCGAACTCTCCAGCCGGGCAGAGTCGCCAGCCCCAGGCACATCCACAGAGTCATCGCCATTTGCACCACCAATGGAAGTGAGGATTGTTGATGCGAAAAGTATATTGTCTGGGGGCACCGCAATCACACCATCATCCAGTTCCGAGCAAAAACAGCCCGAATCTCAACTGACACCAGATCTACCGCACTACCTAATCCCTTCCTCAAAGCAAGCTCAACCTCGCAAACAAATCACCTCCTCAAATCAGACCACACAAAATCTACCGCCGTACGTAATCCGGACGGGATCAAAACAAGCCACAGTAGCTCAACCACGCTACCGCACTATGAAGCGCCGGTTGGAGGATACCACTCTTTCCTATGACAGAAACATGCTTAGGGTGTTGGAAAATGTGTCCGCGGTGACCGATCGTCTGGTTGAGGAAAGACAAACGGCGAAATCAGATGGGCAGACTTTTGGCGAGTGGGTTGGCGGCATGCTGGATGAGTGGTCGCCTGATAGGAGGCAGTCGGCCAAAGTGGCCATCCGTCGGTTCATTGCCAAAAAAGACGCTGCGCGGTTTAGGGAACGAGTGGGAAAGAATGTAGAAAAGATGTACGAAAGTAGCGATAGTGACGTATGA
- the LOC126569502 gene encoding DNA-directed RNA polymerase II subunit RPB1: protein MSSDSKAPLRTVKRVQFGILSPDEIRRMSVTEGGIQFAETMEGGRPKLCGLMDPRQGVIERTSRCQTCAGNMTECPGHFGHIDLAKPVFHIGFITKTIKILRCVCFYCSKMLVSPTNPKIKEIVMKSKGQPRKRLAYVYDLCKGKKICEGGEDMDLTKDGGVADPSKKQGHGGCGHYQPSIRRTGLDLMAEWKEVNDENQEKKMQVSAERVYEILKHITDEECYVLGMDPKFARPDWMIITVLPVPPLAVRPAVVMFGATKNQDDLTHKLSDIIKANNELKKNEQTGAAAHVIAENIKMLQFHVATLVDNDMPGMPKAMQKSGKPLKAIKARLKGKEGRIRGNLMGKRVDFSARTVITPDPNLRIDQVGVPRSVAQNMTFPELVTPFNIDRMQELVRRGNSQYPGAKYIVRDNGERIDLRFHPKSSDLHLQCGYKVERHLRDDDLVIFNRQPTLHKMSMMGHRVKVLPWSTFRMNLSCTSPYNADFDGDEMNLHVPQSMETRAEIENIHITPRQIITPQANKPVMGIVQDTLTAVRKMTKRDVFIEKEQMMNLLMFLPTWDGKMPQPCILKPKPLWTGKQIFTLIIPGNVNMIRTHSTHPDEEDDGPYKWISPGDTKVMVEHGELIMGILCKKTLGTSAGSLLHIVFLELGHEIAGRFYGNIQTVVNNWLLLEGHSIGIGDTIADPQTYAEIQRAIRKAKEDVIGVIQKAHNMELEPTPGNTLRQTFENQVNRILNDARDKTGGSAKKSLTEYNNLKAMVVSGSKGSNINISQVIACVGQQNVEGKRIPFGFRKRTLPHFIKDDYGPESRGFVENSYLAGLTPTEFYFHAMGGREGLIDTAVKTAETGYIQRRLIKAMESVMVNYDGTVRNSVGQLIQLRYGEDGLCGETVEFQNLPTIKLSNKVFEKRYRFDPTNERTLRRIFNEDVIKELTESASVIQEIEAEYEQLMRDREALRQIFPNGDSKVVLPCNLQRMIWNVQKIFHINKRSPTDLSPLKVIHGVRDLLQRCVIVAGTDRLSKQANENATLLFQCLVRSTLCTKYVAEEFRLNNEAFEWLIGEIETRFQQAQVNPGEMVGALAAQSLGEPATQMTLNTFHFAGVSSKNVTLGVPRLKEIINISKRPKAPSLTVFLTGGAARDAEKAKNVLCRLEHTTLRKVTANTAIYYDPDPQRTVIAEDQEFVNVYYEMPDFDPTRISPWLLRIELDRKRMTDKKLTMEQIAEKINAGFGDDLNCIFNDDNADKLVLRIRIMNEDNKFQENEEENVDKMEDDMFLRCIEANMLSDMTLQGIEAIGKVYMHLPQTDAKKRIVITPEGEFKPIGEWLLETDGTSMMKVLSERDVDPVRTYSNDICEIFSVLGIEAVRKSVEKEMNNVLQFYGLYVNYRHLALLCDVMTAKGHLMAITRHGINRQDTGALMRCSFEETVDVLNDAAAHAEVDPMRGVSENIILGQLPRMGTGCFDLLLDAEKCKLGMEIPHTSIMGATGMFFGSAATPSMTPWQQSATPGYGGWSPSGPASGMTPGGPSFSPSAQSDASGMSPSSWSPIRGSPSSPGPSMSPYPPSSPSMSPSYSPSSPNYAPNSPGGASPSYSPTSPCYSPPSPQYSPGSSNYSPSSPNIHPATQKYSPTSPSYSPMSPMHPTSASNYASPAYSPTSPSYSPTSPSYSPSSPVFSPTSPSYSPSSPSYSPTSPSYSPTSPSYSPTSPNFTPVTPSYSPSSPNYSPTSPHYSPASPSYSPSSPKYSPTSPSYSPTSPSYIGSPHYTPASPQYAQTSPNYSPTSPSYSPSSPQHSPGSSSGSNHYSLGSSSYSQTPAPYSPNMSSYSPSSPKYSPTSPVYTSSSPTYSPSSPAYSPTPQGYSPSSPASPTYSPTSPSYDDSNED from the coding sequence ATGAGCAGCGATTCGAAGGCACCGTTGCGGACGGTGAAGCGGGTGCAGTTCGGGATTCTTTCGCCGGACGAAATCCGCCGTATGTCCGTCACGGAAGGAGGCATCCAGTTTGCGGAAACGATGGAGGGCGGCCGACCGAAGCTGTGCGGATTGATGGATCCGCGGCAGGGTGTAATCGAGCGGACCTCCCGCTGTCAGACGTGCGCTGGCAATATGACCGAATGTCCGGGCCACTTCGGGCACATCGATCTCGCGAAACCGGTGTTTCACATCGGCTTCATCACGAAGACGATTAAAATCCTTCGCTGCGTTTGCTTCTACTGCTCCAAGATGCTGGTGTCACCGACCAATCCCAAGATCAAGGAGATTGTGATGAAATCCAAGGGGCAGCCCCGCAAAAGACTGGCCTACGTGTACGATCTGTGCAAGGGCAAAAAGATCTGCGAAGGTGGCGAGGACATGGACCTCACCAAGGACGGTGGGGTGGCGGATCCGAGCAAGAAGCAGGGCCACGGTGGTTGCGGTCACTACCAGCCCTCGATCCGGCGCACCGGCTTGGATCTGATGGCGGAGTGGAAGGAGGTGAACGACGAGAaccaggagaagaagatgcagGTGTCGGCGGAGCGCGTGTACGAGATCCTGAAGCACATCACCGACGAAGAGTGCTACGTGCTCGGTATGGATCCGAAGTTTGCCCGGCCGGATTGGATGATCATCacggtgctaccggtgccgCCGCTTGCCGTCCGCCCGGCCGTAGTCATGTTCGGTGCGACGAAGAATCAGGACGATTTGACGCACAAACTGTCCGACATCATCAAGGCGAACAACGagctgaagaagaacgaaCAGACCGGTGCGGCGGCCCATGTGATTGCGGAGAACATCAAGATGCTTCAGTTTCACGTGGCAACGCTCGTCGACAACGACATGCCCGGTATGCCGAAGGCGATGCAGAAAAGCGGCAAACCGTTGAAAGCCATCAAAGCCCGGCTGAAGGGTAAGGAAGGTCGTATCCGTGGTAACCTGATGGGCAAGCGTGTCGACTTTTCGGCCCGTACCGTCATAACACCGGATCCGAACTTGCGAATCGATCAAGTAGGCGTACCGCGTTCGGTCGCCCAGAACATGACGTTCCCTGAGCTCGTCACACCGTTCAACATCGATCGCATGCAGGAGCTGGTCCGGCGCGGCAACTCCCAGTACCCGGGCGCCAAGTACATCGTGCGGGACAACGGCGAGCGGATCGATTTGCGCTTCCACCCGAAATCCTCCGATCTGCATCTGCAGTGTGGCTATAAGGTCGAGCGGCACCTCCGGGATGACGATCTGGTGATCTTCAACCGGCAGCCGACACTGCACAAGATGAGTATGATGGGGCATCGGGTGAAGGTGCTGCCGTGGTCCACGTTCCGGATGAACCTCAGCTGTACCTCACCGTACAATGCCGATTTCGATGGGGACGAGATGAACCTGCACGTGCCACAGTCGATGGAGACGCGGGCGGAGATCGAGAACATTCAcatcacgccacgccagaTCATCACGCCGCAGGCGAACAAACCGGTCATGGGAATCGTGCAGGACACGCTGACGGCGGTCCGGAAGATGACGAAGCGCGATGTGTTTATCGAGAAGGAGCAGATGATGAACCTGCTGATGTTCCTGCCGACCTGGGATGGCAAGATGCCGCAACCGTGCATCCTGAAGCCGAAACCCCTGTGGACGGGGAAGCAGATCTTTACGCTCATCATTCCCGGCAACGTGAACATGATCCGGACGCACTCGACCCACccggacgaggaggacgatggacCGTACAAATGGATTTCGCCCGGTGACACGAAGGTCATGGTGGAACACGGCGAGTTGATCATGGGCATTCTGTGCAAGAAAACGCTCGGCACGTCGGCCGGTTCGCTGCTGCATATCGTGTTTCTCGAGCTGGGCCACGAGATTGCCGGTCGGTTCTACGGTAACATCCAGACGGTCGTCAacaactggctgctgctggaggggcACAGTATCGGTATCGGTGACACGATCGCCGATCCGCAGACGTACGCCGAAATCCAGCGTGCCATCCGGAAGGCCAAGGAGGACGTGATAGGCGTGATCCAGAAGGCGCACAACATGGAACTGGAACCGACACCCGGTAACACGCTTCGGCAGACGTTCGAGAACCAGGTGAACCGTATCCTGAACGATGCCCGTGACAAAACCGGCGGTTCGGCCAAAAAGTCCCTCACGGAGTACAACAATCTgaaggcgatggtggtgtccgGTTCGAAGGGGTCGAACATCAACATCTCCCAGGTCATTGCGTGCGTCGGGCAGCAGAACGTCGAGGGAAAGCGCATTCCGTTCGGGTTCCGGAAGCGCACCCTGCCACACTTCATCAAGGACGATTACGGTCCGGAGTCGCGtggtttcgtggaaaactcgTACCTGGCCGGGTTGACACCGACCGAGTTCTACTTCCACGCCATGGGTGGTCGCGAAGGTTTGATCGATACGGCCGTCAAGACGGCAGAAACCGGTTACATCCAGCGGCGTTTGATCAAGGCCATGGagtcggtgatggtgaactACGACGGTACGGTGCGTAACTCGGTCGGCCAGCTGATCCAGCTGCGCTACGGTGAGGACGGGCTGTGCGGTGAAACGGTCGAGTTTCAGAATCTGCCAACGATCAAGCTGTCGAACAAGGTGTTCGAGAAGCGGTACCGGTTCGATCCGACCAACGAGCGTACGCTGCGGCGTATCTTCAACGAGGACGTGATCAAGGAGCTGACGGAATCGGCCTCCGTCATCCAGGAGATTGAGGCCGAGTACGAGCAGCTGATGCGCGACCGGGAAGCGCTACGTCAGATCTTCCCGAACGGTGACTCGAAGGTGGTGCTGCCCTGCAACCTGCAGCGCATGATCTGGAACGTGCAGAAGATCTTCCACATCAACAAACGCTCACCGACGGACCTGTCGCCGCTCAAGGTCATCCATGGGGTGCGCGATCTGTTGCAGCGGTGCGTGATCGTAGCCGGTACGGATCGACTGTCGAAGCAGGCGAACGAAAACGCCACCCTACTGTTCCAGTGCTTGGTCCGGTCAACGCTTTGCACCAAGTACGTGGCCGAAGAGTTCCGGCTCAACAACGAAGCGTTCGAGTGGTTGATCGGTGAAATCGAAACACGGTTCCAGCAGGCACAGGTCAATCCGGGTGAGATGGTGGGTGCGCTGGCGGCCCAGTCGCTCGGTGAACCCGCCACCCAGATGACACTCAACACGTTCCACTTTGCCGGTGTCTCGTCCAAGAACGTAACACTCGGTGTGCCACGGTTGAAGGAAATCATTAACATCTCCAAGCGACCGAAGGCACCGTCGTTGACGGTGTTCCTGACCGGTGGGGCGGCCCGTGATGCggagaaagcgaaaaatgtgCTCTGTCGGCTCGAGCACACGACACTGCGCAAGGTGACGGCCAACACGGCGATCTACTACGATCCGGATCCGCAGCGGACGGTGATCGCGGAGGATCAGGAGTTTGTGAACGTGTACTACGAGATGCCGGACTTTGATCCGACGCGCATCTCGCCCTGGTTGCTGCGTATCGAGCTCGATCGGAAGCGCATGACGGACAAGAAGCTAACGATGGAGCAGATCGCGGAGAAGATCAATGCCGGGTTCGGGGACGATCTGAACTGTATCTTCAACGATGACAACGCCGACAAGCTGGTGCTGCGCATTCGCATCATGAACGAGGACAACAAGTTCCAGGAGAACGAGGAAGAGAACGTGGACAAGATGGAGGACGATATGTTCCTGCGGTGCATCGAGGCGAACATGCTGTCGGACATGACGCTCCAGGGTATCGAGGCGATCGGCAAGGTGTACATGCATCTGCCGCAGACGGATGCGAAGAAGCGTATCGTCATTACGCCCGAGGGCGAGTTTAAGCCGATCGGCGAGTGGCTGCTGGAAACGGACGGTACCTCGATGATGAAGGTGCTGAGTGAGCGCGATGTCGATCCGGTGCGTACGTACAGTAACGATATCTGCGAGATTTTCTCCGTGCTCGGTATCGAGGCGGTGCGAAAGTCGGTCGAGAAGGAAATGAACAATGTGCTGCAGTTCTACGGGCTGTACGTGAACTATCGCCATCTGGCGCTGCTGTGCGACGTGATGACGGCCAAGGGTCACCTGATGGCAATCACTCGCCACGGTATCAATCGGCAGGATACGGGTGCGCTGATGCGTTGCTCGTTCGAGGAAACGGTCGATGTGCTGAACGATGCGGCGGCCCATGCCGAGGTCGATCCGATGAGGGGCGTCTCCGAGAACATCATTCTCGGTCAGTTGCCACGCATGGGCACCGGTTGCTTCGATCTGTTGCTAGATGCGGAAAAGTGCAAACTTGGAATGGAGATTCCGCACACTTCGATCATGGGCGCTACGGGAATGTTCTTCGGATCGGCAGCCACACCGAGCATGACACCGTGGCAACAGTCGGCCACACCTGGTTACGGTGGATGGTCCCCGTCGGGACCGGCCAGTGGAATGACCCCGGGTGGGCCTAGCTTTTCACCGTCGGCCCAATCGGACGCTTCCGGTATGTCGCCATCGTCCTGGTCACCGATTCGTGGTTCACCGAGTTCCCCCGGTCCTTCGATGTCACCGTATCCTCCGTCGTCCCCGTCGATGTCGCCGTCGTACTCACCGAGCAGCCCGAACTACGCACCCAACTCTCCTGGGGGCGCCTCTCCTTCCTATTCGCCGACCTCGCCGTGTTACTCCCCGCCGAGTCCCCAGTACTCGCCCGGAAGCTCCAACTATTCACCGAGCAGCCCGAACATCCATCCGGCCACCCAGAAGTACTCGCCTACCTCACCGAGTTACTCGCCGATGTCACCGATGCATCCGACGAGTGCTTCCAACTACGCCAGTCCGGCCTACTCTCCGACGAGTCCCTCGTATTCACCGACCTCACCCAGCTACTCCCCTTCATCACCCGTCTTCTCACCCACCAGTCCCTCCTACTCACCTTCCAGTCCGTCGTATTCACCCACCTCACCGAGTTACTCCCCTACGAGCCCCTCGTACTCTCCGACGTCGCCCAACTTTACGCCCGTCACACCGTCCTACTCGCCAAGCAGTCCCAACTATTCGCCCACCTCACCACACTACTCACCGGCTTCACCAAGTTACTCCCCCTCGTCGCCCAAGTACTCCCCTACGAGCCCATCGTACTCGCCGACATCGCCATCGTACATTGGCAGCCCGCACTACACCCCGGCCAGCCCACAGTACGCGCAAACGAGCCCGAACTACTCGCCTACGAGTCCATCGTACTCGCCGAGCTCACCGCAGCATTCACCGGGTAGCAGTAGTGGCAGCAACCACTACAGTCTCGGCTCATCCTCGTACTCCCAGACACCGGCCCCGTACTCGCCCAACATGTCCTCGTACTCACCGAGCAGCCCCAAGTACTCGCCCACCAGCCCCGTCTATACGTCCAGCTCGCCGACCTACTCACCCTCGTCACCGGCCTACTCACCCACACCGCAGGGCTACAGTCCGTCGAGCCCGGCCAGTCCAACCTACTCACCCACCAGCCCTTCATATGACGATAGCAATGAGGATTAA
- the LOC126569511 gene encoding myosin-2 essential light chain isoform X1: MYMYDPPTKNNFTSVEEFQEAFNLFDNRGDGKIQQQQIGECLRALGQNPTESEVKKFTMALKPDERVSFEVFLPIYQGISKQRTAETADDFIEGLRHFDKDASGFISSAELRHLLTTLGEKLGDDEVEQLLQNQEDSQGNVNYEEFVRMVMSG, from the exons ATGTATATGTACGATCCGCcaacgaaaaacaattttaccTCCGTCGAAG AATTCCAGGAGGCGTTCAACCTGTTCGACAACCGAGGTGATGGCAagattcagcagcagcaaatcggcGAATGTCTGCGGGCCCTCGGCCAGAATCCGACGGAATCGGAGGTGAAGAAGTTCACCATGGCACTGAAGCCGGACGAGCGGGTTTCGTTCGAGGTGTTCCTGCCCATCTACCAGGGCATCTCGAAGCAGCGCACTGCGGAGACGGCGGACGATTTCATCGAGGGTTTGCGCCACTTCGATAAGGATGCGAGCGGTTTCATCTCGTCGGCCGAACTGCGGCATCTGCTGACGACGCTTGGCGAGAAGCTGGGTGACGATGAG GTTGAACAGCTCCTCCAAAACCAAGAGGACTCACAGGGTAACGTGAACTACGAGGAGTTCGTGCGAATGGTCATGAGCGGTTAG
- the LOC126569507 gene encoding STE20-related kinase adapter protein alpha yields the protein MFDNNVRSYDFKVELAKCFNNLGTVYLAQHRATGQHVAVKKFLVEDLKNEIGHIMEEAKHLREFDHPNILSYHTAFVHQLDLYFVLPLMCYGSCRDTMGNYFETGFPETLLICILRDVVHGLEYLHRKGYIHRSIRASHIFLNESCAVLGGFRVCTSFLGEGKRVRNLHELPAHSTKSLNWLAPEVLAQNLHGYTEKSDVYSLAIAACELANGLEPFYSFSTTLMLTEKLRGYQPQLLDASTIPSEEVLAQAMETAPGDATSATTRQIYASRQFSEALHKFAEQCLESDPKDRPSAAALLSHAVFKSVKHTNIREQFAVHYIQTVDFNTIKEHDINLADEFGQLAMDTSGGFEWDFEES from the exons ATGTTTGACAATAATGTGCGCAGTTACGACTTCAAGGTAGAGCTGGCCAAGTGCTTTAACAATCTGGGCACCGTTTACCTGGCACAACACCGTGCCACCGGGCAGCATGTGGCGGTGAAGAAGTTCCTGGTGGAAGATCTCAAGAACGAGATCGGCCACATCATGGAGGAGGCGAAGCATCTGCGCGAGTTCGACCACCCCAACATCCTCAGCTATCACACGGCCTTCGTGCACCAGCTCGATCTCTACTTTGTCCTACCGCTGATGTGCTACGGTTCCTGCCGGGACACGATGGGAAACTACTTCGAGACCGGCTTCCCCGAGACGCTGCTCATCTGCATCCTGCGCGATGTGGTGCACGGGCTGGAGTATCTGCATCGGAAGGGCTACATCCACCGCTCGATACGGGCGAGTCACATCTTCCTGAACGAATCCTGTGCCGTGCTGGGTGGGTTCCGGGTGTGTACCAGCTTTCTGGGCGAGGGGAAACGGGTGCGCAACCTACACGAGCTGCCCGCACATTCGACCAAATCACTCAACTGGCTCGCACCGGAAGTGTTGGCCCAGAATCTTCACGGATACACGGAAAAGTCGGACGTGTACAGCTTGGCCATCGCCGCCTGCGAGCTGGCCAATGGGCTGGAACCGTTCTACAGCTTCTCGACCACCCTGATGCTGACGGAGAAGCTGCGTGGCTATCAACCGCAGCTGCTCGATGCAAGCACGATACCGAGCGAGGAGGTACTGGCGCAGGCAATGGAAACGGCCCCGGGAGATGCTACCTCAGCCACCACGCGACAAATTTACGCTTCCCGGCAGTTCTCCGAGGCGCTGCACAAATTTGCCGAACAGTGTCTTGAAAG TGATCCCAAGGACCGCCCAAGTGCCGCGGCGCTACTCTCGCATGCTGTCTTCAAGTCGgtcaaacacaccaacatccGAGAGCAGTTTGCCGTTCATTACATTCAAACGGTTGACTTTAACACCATTAAAG AACACGATATCAACCTGGCCGACGAATTCGGTCAGCTTGCGATGGACACGAGCGGTGGCTTCGAGTGGGACTTTGAGGAATCGTAA
- the LOC126569506 gene encoding uncharacterized protein C19orf47, whose protein sequence is MPNPTAASWVKFFTNADIPSQAAATYAHVFVENRIQMDMLMDLNKEYLREMGITTMGDIIAILRHAKKVSEQSAREKVLSLPETEVSVPVATVSGTPNTVTVSNGKKLEKASSTRIVSSVGSSLSEGKSRRVLPEHEGKYKITLPAGSTARSKEILDRKLSIGKHKATDGDTTERESSSSSGRIVAGTKRGSIFDRLNTDDDDELPASTAVGYAKTQKIDTNSPPPQQASSSSSIFARLGGRDRGEQRTAVSGHSEAPSSSILKKSPISHRTSLTTSDQRKVTPMEQKVILVKKIPAKATKLSSDEDEEPEDYRRSAESYGAGADPATGLKSVSFSAEDEVLEIAPRKTYKSGATSGGRLHFNDRDVPVKQRLGGAGAILNRGKLVTGSTASHRGPRLVDHHGGPKALHGTKKVTPMKHSVGGGKRLSPVSRATMKLDTVVHGRKQPVHTRLSLGSARAGSDAQQLVKRVERFSLDSKLSKVDKGNNGSVFNRLGYNRK, encoded by the exons ATGCCGAATCCGACGGCAG CATCATGGGTAAAGTTCTTCACAAACGCCGACATCCCATCCCAGGCAGCTGCAACCTATGCGCACGTATTCGTCGAAAATCGCATCCAGATGGACATGTTGATGGACCTGAATAAGGAGTACCTTCGCGAGATGGGCATTACGACGATGGGCGACATCATAGCTATCCTGCGCCACGCCAAGAAAGTGTCCGAGCAGAGTGCACGCGAGAAAGTGCTATCGCTGCCAGAAACGGAGGTTTCCGTTCCCGTAGCAACCGTGTCCGGTACGCCCAACACGGTCACCGTTAGCAACGGCAAAAAGCTCGAGAAGGCATCTTCCACTC GTATTGTGTCTTCGGTTGGATCATCGTTGAGCGAAGGCAAATCGAGGCGAGTGTTGCCAGAGCATGAGGGCAAGTACAAAATCACACTCCCAGCGGGAAGCACCGCGCGCAGCAAAGAAATCCTCGACAGGAAGCTCAGTATTGGCAAGCACAAAGCAACCGACGGCGATACGACCGAGAGAGAGTCCAGCTCAAGCTCAGGCCGCATTGTGGCGGGGACAAAGCGGGGCAGCATATTTGACCGCCTAAatacggatgatgatgacgaactACCCGCGAGTACGGCCGTTGGGTATGCAAAGACACAGAAAATCGACACAAACagtccaccaccacagcaggcTAGTTCTAGTTCCTCCATATTTGCGCGCCTCGGTGGACGCGATCGTGGAGAACAGCGAACAGCAGTTAGCGGCCACAGTGAGGCACCATCGTCTAGTATTTTGAAAAAATCACCCATCTCTCACCGTACATCACTGACCACTTCTGACCAGCGCAAGGTCACACCGATGGAGCAGAAAGTGATTTTGGTTAAAAAGATACCGGCCAAAGCGACCAAACTGTCGtcggatgaggacgaggaacCGGAAGACTATCGGCGATCGGCGGAGTCGTATGGAGCCGGTGCGGACCCGGCGACGGGCCTGAAATCAGTATCCTTTTCGGCAGAGGACGAAGTGCTGGAAATAGCGCCTCGGAAGACGTACAAATCCGGCgccacttccggtggccgTTTGCATTTTAACGATCGAGATGTGCCAGTGAAACAGCGCCTGGGTGGGGCGGGCGCTATCCTCAATCGAGGAAAGCTCGTGACCGGTTCCACGGCGAGCCATCGTGGACCCCGGTTGGTGGACCACCACGGTGGCCCGAAAGCTCTGCACGGCACCAAGAAGGTCACGCCGATGAAACactccgttggtggtggaaaacggCTGTCCCCGGTTTCGCGTGCCACCATGAAACTGGATACCGTGGTTCACGGGCGCAAACAACCGGTGCACACGCGCTTAAGCTTGGGTTCCGCACGCGCCGGTTCCGATGCCCAGCAACTAGTGAAACGGGTCGAACGGTTTAGCCTCGATTCGAAGCTATCGAAAGTCGACAAAGGCAACAATGGGAGTGTTTTTAATAGACTTGGCTACAATCGTAAGTAA
- the LOC126569511 gene encoding myosin-2 essential light chain isoform X2: MTNLTEDQLAEFQEAFNLFDNRGDGKIQQQQIGECLRALGQNPTESEVKKFTMALKPDERVSFEVFLPIYQGISKQRTAETADDFIEGLRHFDKDASGFISSAELRHLLTTLGEKLGDDEVEQLLQNQEDSQGNVNYEEFVRMVMSG; this comes from the exons AATTCCAGGAGGCGTTCAACCTGTTCGACAACCGAGGTGATGGCAagattcagcagcagcaaatcggcGAATGTCTGCGGGCCCTCGGCCAGAATCCGACGGAATCGGAGGTGAAGAAGTTCACCATGGCACTGAAGCCGGACGAGCGGGTTTCGTTCGAGGTGTTCCTGCCCATCTACCAGGGCATCTCGAAGCAGCGCACTGCGGAGACGGCGGACGATTTCATCGAGGGTTTGCGCCACTTCGATAAGGATGCGAGCGGTTTCATCTCGTCGGCCGAACTGCGGCATCTGCTGACGACGCTTGGCGAGAAGCTGGGTGACGATGAG GTTGAACAGCTCCTCCAAAACCAAGAGGACTCACAGGGTAACGTGAACTACGAGGAGTTCGTGCGAATGGTCATGAGCGGTTAG